A single window of Polaribacter sp. SA4-10 DNA harbors:
- a CDS encoding glucose-1-phosphate adenylyltransferase, producing MINDKVLGIILGGGQGSRLYPLTKDRSKPAVPIAGKYRLVDIPISNCINSDIKRMYVLTQFNSASLNAHIKNTYHFSFFSSAFVDVLAAEQTIYSDKWFQGTADAVRQSMHHFLANDFEYALILSGDQLYQMDFNDMIQKHEESGAEISVATYPVNAKDATSFGLLKTNTENVITSFIEKPATELLPDWTSDVGDEMKSQDRNYLASMGIYIFNRDLLIKLMENPDTNDFGGEIIPQAINKHKTLSYQYEGYWEDIGNIDSFFEANLGLTDDVPQFNLYDEKGVYTRPRILPTSKISGTILNKTVIGDGCIIQAEKIDRAVIGIRSRIGKNSLISNTYMMGNDYYESLEDVASNNIDIMMGIGDRCYIHNCIIDKNCRIGDDVRINGGTHIEDTETDTYMVKDGIVVIKKDATIARGTNIG from the coding sequence ATGATAAATGATAAAGTATTAGGAATTATTTTAGGAGGAGGCCAGGGTTCAAGGTTATATCCATTAACAAAAGATAGATCTAAACCCGCTGTACCTATTGCAGGTAAATATAGGTTAGTAGATATTCCAATTTCTAATTGTATTAATTCTGATATTAAAAGAATGTATGTATTAACTCAGTTTAATTCTGCTTCTTTAAATGCACATATTAAAAATACGTATCATTTTAGTTTTTTTAGTTCTGCTTTTGTAGATGTATTAGCTGCAGAACAAACAATATATAGTGACAAATGGTTTCAAGGAACTGCAGACGCTGTTAGGCAAAGTATGCATCACTTTTTAGCCAATGATTTTGAATATGCTTTAATTCTTTCTGGTGATCAATTATATCAAATGGATTTTAATGATATGATTCAGAAACACGAAGAAAGTGGCGCAGAGATATCAGTAGCTACCTATCCTGTTAACGCAAAAGATGCTACCTCTTTTGGTTTATTAAAAACAAATACCGAAAATGTAATTACTTCTTTTATAGAAAAACCAGCAACAGAATTATTACCAGATTGGACTTCTGATGTTGGTGATGAAATGAAATCTCAAGACAGAAATTACTTGGCTTCTATGGGAATTTACATCTTTAATAGAGATTTATTAATTAAGTTAATGGAAAACCCAGATACCAATGATTTTGGGGGAGAAATTATTCCACAAGCTATTAATAAACATAAAACATTAAGTTATCAATATGAAGGTTATTGGGAAGATATTGGTAATATAGATTCTTTCTTTGAAGCAAATTTAGGTTTAACAGATGATGTTCCTCAATTTAATTTATATGATGAGAAAGGAGTCTATACAAGACCAAGAATATTACCAACATCTAAAATTTCTGGAACCATTTTAAACAAAACAGTTATTGGTGATGGTTGTATAATTCAGGCAGAAAAAATAGACAGAGCGGTTATTGGAATTCGTTCTAGAATTGGTAAAAACTCATTAATTTCTAATACCTATATGATGGGTAATGATTATTACGAATCTTTAGAAGATGTTGCTAGTAATAACATAGACATTATGATGGGAATTGGTGACAGATGTTACATCCATAATTGTATCATAGATAAAAACTGTAGAATTGGAGATGATGTAAGAATTAACGGAGGTACACATATAGAAGATACAGAAACAGACACCTATATGGTAAAAGACGGAATTGTAGTTATTAAGAAAGATGCAACAATTGCTAGAGGAACTAATATAGGATAA
- the thrS gene encoding threonine--tRNA ligase, whose amino-acid sequence MIKITLPDGTIKEFAVNSTPMDVAKSISEGFARNVLSANFNDITVETTTPLTTDGSLILYTFNDDGGKKAFWHSSAHVLAEAILSFHPNAKLTIGPAIDNGFYYDIDLGNEVISDKDFKQIETKFLEIARGKHEFSLRSVSKADALLKYKEENNPYKVELIENLTDGEITFCDHSNFTDLCRGGHVPNTGIIKAIKIMSVAGAYWRGDEKNNQLTRVYGISFPKQKLLTEYLALLEEAKKRDHRKLGKELELFTFSQKVGAGLPLWLPKGAALRGRLEDFLKKAQKKAGYEMVMTPHIGQKELYVTSGHYEKYGADSFQSIKTPKMDEEFLLKPMNCPHHCEVYNFKPYSYKDLPKRFAEFGTVYRYEQSGELHGLTRVRGFTQDDAHIFCTPEQLDQEFKDVIDLVLYVFGSLGFEDFTAQVSIRDKSTPDKYIGDVETWEIAENAIISAATDKGLDFVIEEGEAAFYGPKLDFMVKDAIGRSWQLGTIQVDYNLPKRFDLTYKGADNQLHRPVMIHRAPFGSMERFIAVLLEHTGGNFPLWLTPDQVILLPISEKFQKYSEKVLESLENSEIRALVDDRNEKTGRKIRDAEVSKIPYMVIIGEKEEQDGTVSVRKHGEGDLGTFTIEEFISLIKTEEDRTLMKF is encoded by the coding sequence ATGATTAAAATTACTTTACCCGACGGAACTATTAAGGAGTTTGCTGTAAACAGTACTCCGATGGATGTTGCAAAAAGCATTAGTGAAGGATTTGCTAGAAACGTACTATCTGCAAACTTTAACGACATAACAGTTGAAACTACTACTCCCTTAACCACCGATGGTTCATTAATTTTATACACGTTTAATGATGATGGTGGTAAAAAAGCTTTCTGGCATTCTTCTGCTCACGTTTTAGCGGAAGCAATTTTAAGTTTTCACCCGAATGCTAAATTAACTATTGGACCTGCTATTGATAATGGTTTTTATTACGATATAGATTTAGGTAATGAAGTTATTTCTGATAAAGATTTTAAACAAATAGAAACTAAATTTTTAGAGATTGCTCGTGGAAAACATGAATTCTCTTTGCGCTCAGTTTCTAAAGCAGATGCATTGTTAAAATATAAAGAAGAAAATAACCCTTATAAAGTTGAGTTGATTGAAAACTTAACTGATGGTGAAATTACTTTTTGTGATCATAGTAACTTTACTGATTTATGTAGAGGAGGACATGTACCTAACACAGGAATCATAAAAGCGATTAAAATAATGAGTGTTGCTGGTGCTTATTGGCGCGGTGATGAAAAGAACAATCAGTTAACGCGTGTTTACGGAATTAGTTTTCCGAAGCAAAAGTTGCTAACTGAATATTTAGCATTATTAGAAGAAGCTAAGAAAAGGGATCACAGAAAACTTGGTAAAGAATTAGAATTGTTTACTTTTTCACAAAAAGTAGGTGCTGGTTTACCTTTATGGTTACCTAAGGGAGCTGCTTTAAGAGGTCGTTTAGAAGATTTTTTAAAGAAAGCACAAAAGAAAGCTGGTTACGAAATGGTGATGACACCACATATTGGTCAGAAAGAATTGTATGTTACTTCTGGGCATTATGAAAAATACGGCGCAGACAGTTTTCAGTCAATAAAAACTCCTAAAATGGATGAAGAGTTTTTATTAAAGCCAATGAATTGCCCACATCACTGTGAAGTATACAATTTTAAACCTTATTCATATAAAGATTTACCAAAACGTTTTGCCGAATTTGGTACCGTATATAGATATGAACAAAGTGGAGAACTACATGGTTTAACGCGTGTAAGAGGTTTTACACAAGATGATGCACATATTTTTTGCACACCAGAACAATTAGATCAAGAATTTAAAGACGTAATAGACTTAGTGCTTTATGTATTTGGTTCTTTAGGTTTTGAAGATTTTACTGCTCAAGTTTCTATTAGAGATAAAAGCACCCCAGATAAATACATAGGAGATGTTGAAACTTGGGAAATTGCAGAAAATGCAATTATAAGTGCAGCAACTGACAAAGGTTTAGATTTTGTAATTGAAGAAGGTGAAGCAGCATTTTACGGACCTAAGTTAGACTTCATGGTTAAAGACGCAATAGGCAGAAGTTGGCAACTTGGAACGATACAAGTTGACTATAATCTACCAAAACGTTTCGATTTAACCTATAAAGGAGCCGATAATCAATTGCACAGACCTGTGATGATTCACAGAGCGCCATTTGGTTCTATGGAGCGTTTTATTGCGGTATTACTGGAACATACAGGAGGAAACTTCCCACTTTGGTTAACTCCAGATCAAGTTATCTTATTGCCAATCAGCGAGAAATTTCAAAAATATTCAGAAAAAGTTTTAGAATCGTTAGAAAATTCCGAAATTCGCGCTCTCGTAGATGACCGAAATGAGAAAACGGGGAGAAAGATTAGAGATGCAGAAGTGAGCAAAATCCCATATATGGTGATTATTGGAGAGAAAGAAGAGCAAGATGGCACAGTTTCTGTAAGAAAACATGGAGAGGGAGATCTAGGAACATTTACTATTGAAGAATTTATTTCTTTAATTAAAACAGAAGAAGATAGAACTTTGATGAAATTTTAA
- the infC gene encoding translation initiation factor IF-3, translating into MKEDQHRINEKIKYVDEVRLVGENIEVGVYPLEKAKELAAEQELDLVEISPKAKPPVCKIIDYKKFLYEQKKREKSLKSKATKVTIKEIRFGPQTDEHDYEFKKKHAVKFLQDGAKLKAFVFFKGRSIIFKEQGQILLLKLAQELEEYGKVEQLPRLEGKRMIMFIAPKKVK; encoded by the coding sequence ATCAAAGAAGATCAACATAGAATTAATGAGAAAATAAAATATGTTGACGAAGTTCGTCTTGTGGGCGAAAATATAGAAGTAGGTGTTTATCCTTTAGAGAAAGCTAAAGAATTAGCGGCTGAGCAGGAGTTGGATTTGGTTGAAATATCACCAAAAGCAAAACCACCTGTTTGTAAAATAATTGATTACAAGAAATTCTTGTATGAGCAGAAGAAACGCGAAAAATCTTTAAAATCTAAAGCTACAAAAGTGACGATTAAAGAGATTCGTTTTGGACCACAAACAGATGAACATGACTATGAGTTTAAGAAAAAACATGCTGTAAAATTTTTACAAGATGGTGCTAAATTAAAAGCATTTGTTTTCTTTAAAGGGCGTTCTATTATCTTTAAAGAGCAAGGACAAATCTTATTATTGAAATTAGCTCAAGAACTAGAAGAATACGGTAAAGTGGAGCAATTACCAAGATTAGAAGGTAAACGTATGATTATGTTTATCGCTCCCAAAAAAGTAAAATAG
- the rplT gene encoding 50S ribosomal protein L20, giving the protein MPRSVNSVASRKRRKKILKAAKGYFGRRKNVYTVAKNAVEKGMLYAYRDRKNNKRNFRSLWIVRINAAARLHGMSYSQFMGKVKANNIELNRKVLADLAVNSPDAFKAVVEKIK; this is encoded by the coding sequence ATGCCAAGATCAGTAAATTCAGTAGCCTCAAGAAAAAGAAGAAAAAAAATCTTGAAGGCAGCAAAAGGTTACTTTGGACGTAGAAAAAACGTTTACACAGTAGCTAAAAATGCGGTTGAAAAAGGAATGCTTTATGCATACCGTGACCGTAAAAACAATAAGAGAAACTTTCGTTCATTATGGATTGTACGTATTAACGCTGCAGCTCGTTTACACGGAATGTCTTACTCTCAGTTTATGGGAAAAGTGAAAGCTAATAATATCGAATTAAACCGTAAGGTTTTAGCTGATTTAGCTGTAAACAGCCCAGACGCTTTTAAGGCAGTTGTAGAAAAAATAAAATAA
- the glgA gene encoding glycogen synthase → MKALFYTREFPPYVYGGAGVHVEYLAAELAKLMKVDVRCFGDQNDSNSNPSVKGFPYENPIFDNSDDKLKAIFKTLSTGLHMNADPIDADVVHCHTWYSHFAGIMAKLCYGIPLVITTHSLEPLRPWKREQLGRGYDASSWIEKTAIEMADALIAVSEETKEDVLKHFDVDENKIKVIYNGINLQQYITTPETSTLDEYGIDKSKPYVLFVGRITRQKGIIHLVNAIKYIAPDTQIVLCAGAPDTPEIGAEMEAAVNEVKKTRKNVIWIDKMVTKEEVIQLYSHADVFCCPSIYEPFGIINIEAMACDTAVVASAVGGIKEVVVHGETGLLIPVEQQDSAPFEPIDPDTFSKDLADGINKVINNPALRKSMAQKGRKRVEEYFDWISIAKQVEELYKTLKN, encoded by the coding sequence ATGAAAGCCCTTTTTTATACTAGAGAATTTCCTCCTTATGTATATGGTGGTGCTGGTGTTCATGTAGAATACCTTGCAGCAGAATTAGCCAAACTTATGAAAGTTGATGTTAGATGTTTTGGAGATCAAAACGATTCTAACAGTAACCCATCAGTAAAAGGTTTTCCATATGAAAATCCAATTTTTGACAATTCAGATGACAAACTTAAAGCAATCTTTAAGACTTTAAGTACCGGACTTCACATGAATGCTGATCCTATTGATGCAGACGTTGTTCACTGTCATACCTGGTATTCCCATTTTGCAGGCATTATGGCAAAGCTTTGCTATGGAATTCCGCTCGTTATCACTACCCATTCTTTAGAACCTTTAAGACCTTGGAAAAGAGAACAATTAGGGCGCGGTTATGACGCTTCTTCTTGGATAGAAAAAACGGCTATCGAAATGGCTGATGCTTTGATTGCTGTTTCTGAAGAGACTAAAGAAGATGTTTTAAAACATTTTGATGTTGATGAGAATAAAATTAAGGTTATTTATAATGGTATTAACTTACAACAATATATCACCACACCAGAAACTTCTACCTTAGATGAATATGGAATAGATAAAAGCAAACCTTATGTACTTTTTGTAGGAAGAATAACAAGACAAAAAGGAATTATTCATTTGGTAAATGCAATAAAATATATAGCCCCAGATACTCAAATAGTTCTTTGTGCTGGTGCACCTGATACTCCAGAAATAGGTGCAGAAATGGAAGCTGCTGTTAACGAAGTTAAAAAGACTCGTAAAAACGTAATCTGGATTGACAAAATGGTAACAAAAGAAGAAGTCATTCAGTTATACTCACATGCTGATGTTTTTTGTTGCCCATCAATATATGAACCTTTTGGTATTATAAATATTGAAGCAATGGCTTGTGACACAGCTGTTGTTGCAAGTGCCGTTGGAGGAATTAAAGAAGTTGTGGTTCATGGAGAAACAGGGCTTTTAATTCCTGTAGAACAACAAGATTCTGCTCCTTTTGAACCTATAGATCCAGATACGTTTTCGAAAGATTTAGCAGATGGAATAAATAAAGTAATAAATAATCCAGCATTAAGAAAATCGATGGCTCAAAAAGGCAGAAAAAGAGTTGAAGAATATTTTGATTGGATTTCAATTGCGAAACAAGTAGAAGAATTGTACAAAACATTAAAAAACTAA
- the rpmI gene encoding 50S ribosomal protein L35, protein MPKMKTKSSAKKRFKVTGTGKIKRKHAFKSHILTKKSKKRKLKLTHATLVHKSDVSNIKQQLAI, encoded by the coding sequence ATGCCTAAAATGAAAACCAAATCTAGCGCCAAAAAACGATTTAAAGTTACTGGTACTGGAAAAATTAAAAGAAAGCACGCGTTTAAAAGTCACATTTTAACAAAGAAATCTAAAAAACGTAAGCTAAAATTGACTCATGCTACTTTAGTACATAAGTCAGATGTTTCAAACATCAAACAACAATTAGCTATATAA
- a CDS encoding alpha-1,4-glucan--maltose-1-phosphate maltosyltransferase produces the protein MQNQSRIVVENIAPQINQGTVFIKRVVDEIVNVTAAVLVDGHDVLQASLLFKHEADKTWSEIRMQPTSNDEYIASFHTEKQGFYSYKIEGWVDYVLNWQHGLERKIDDYQHVNSELLEGAELISSITEKVASEEKEYLVHLIAIFKNADDYSEAIKEAVSEKLTAIFIKYPQKFLTETSPEFKVYVDRIKARFSTWYEFFPRSASEQEGKHGTFNDCHRLLPRVAQMGFDTLYFPPVHPIGEVNRKGKNNTTVAQDGDVGSTWGIGSKEGGHKDVHPELGSIEDFKNLVAKAKEVGIEVAMDYALQAAPDHPWVKAHPDWFKWRPDGTVQYAENPPKKYQDILPIYWESKDFKNLWKECLDTLLYWIDCGVTIFRVDNPHTKPYYFWGWIIAEVKKQHPDVLFLAEAFTRPKVMQQLAKQGFTQSYTYFTWRDSKQELIEYMNELTKTEQKEYMKPNFWPNTPDINPFHLQGAPESKYLQRYALAATLSSNVGIYGPVFEQMISDPIPGKEEYHMSEKFQLCHYDWFKENKLITLISRINNIRKENESYQQTNNIQFLETGNDQLIAFYKWNDDRSNETITIISLDAYNTQSGSVQLPLHDLKVNQGQKIEVEDLVTRNCYNWYNEWNYVELHATLPFHIFKIAK, from the coding sequence ATGCAAAATCAAAGTAGAATTGTAGTAGAAAATATTGCTCCACAAATTAATCAAGGAACCGTATTTATAAAACGTGTTGTTGATGAAATTGTAAATGTAACTGCAGCTGTTTTAGTTGACGGACATGATGTGCTTCAGGCTAGTTTATTATTTAAACATGAAGCAGATAAAACATGGTCAGAAATTAGAATGCAACCGACTTCTAATGATGAATATATTGCCAGTTTTCATACCGAAAAGCAGGGATTTTATTCTTATAAAATTGAAGGATGGGTAGATTATGTTTTAAACTGGCAACATGGTTTAGAACGTAAGATTGATGATTATCAACATGTAAACTCAGAACTTTTAGAAGGAGCAGAATTGATTTCTTCGATTACTGAAAAAGTAGCTTCAGAAGAAAAAGAATATTTAGTACACTTAATCGCTATTTTTAAAAATGCAGACGATTATTCAGAAGCTATTAAAGAAGCTGTATCTGAAAAGTTAACTGCTATTTTTATAAAATACCCTCAGAAATTTCTAACTGAAACTTCTCCGGAATTTAAAGTATATGTAGATAGAATAAAAGCAAGATTTAGCACTTGGTATGAATTTTTCCCACGTTCTGCATCTGAACAAGAAGGCAAACATGGTACCTTTAATGACTGCCATAGATTATTGCCTAGAGTTGCACAAATGGGATTTGATACTTTATACTTCCCTCCTGTTCACCCTATTGGTGAAGTAAATAGAAAAGGAAAAAACAACACTACTGTTGCACAAGATGGCGATGTGGGTTCTACTTGGGGAATTGGTTCTAAAGAAGGTGGTCATAAAGATGTACACCCTGAATTAGGTTCTATTGAAGATTTTAAAAACTTAGTTGCAAAAGCAAAAGAAGTAGGTATTGAAGTTGCAATGGATTATGCTTTGCAGGCTGCACCAGATCACCCTTGGGTTAAAGCACATCCAGATTGGTTTAAATGGAGACCAGACGGAACCGTGCAATATGCAGAAAATCCACCAAAAAAATACCAAGATATTCTTCCAATTTATTGGGAAAGTAAAGATTTTAAAAACCTTTGGAAAGAGTGTTTAGATACTTTATTGTATTGGATAGATTGTGGCGTTACTATTTTTAGAGTTGATAACCCACATACAAAACCTTACTATTTTTGGGGATGGATTATTGCTGAAGTAAAAAAACAACACCCAGATGTGCTATTTTTAGCAGAAGCATTTACAAGACCTAAAGTTATGCAACAATTAGCAAAACAAGGTTTTACGCAATCATATACTTATTTTACTTGGAGAGATTCTAAGCAAGAGTTGATTGAGTACATGAACGAATTAACTAAAACAGAACAAAAAGAATATATGAAACCTAATTTCTGGCCAAATACCCCAGATATTAATCCGTTTCACTTACAAGGAGCACCAGAAAGCAAGTACTTACAGCGTTACGCTTTGGCAGCAACTCTATCTTCTAATGTTGGTATTTATGGACCTGTTTTTGAGCAAATGATTAGTGACCCTATTCCTGGAAAGGAAGAGTACCATATGTCTGAAAAATTTCAACTTTGTCATTATGATTGGTTTAAAGAAAATAAATTAATCACATTAATTAGTAGGATTAATAATATTAGAAAAGAAAACGAATCTTATCAACAAACAAATAATATTCAATTTTTAGAAACGGGTAATGATCAATTAATTGCATTCTATAAATGGAATGATGATCGCTCTAACGAAACAATAACCATTATAAGTTTAGATGCTTATAATACACAATCTGGTTCTGTTCAATTACCGCTTCATGATTTAAAAGTAAATCAGGGTCAAAAAATAGAGGTAGAAGATTTGGTAACAAGAAATTGCTACAATTGGTATAATGAATGGAATTATGTAGAATTACATGCAACACTTCCATTTCATATTTTCAAAATCGCTAAGTAA